From the Leptospira biflexa serovar Patoc strain 'Patoc 1 (Paris)' genome, one window contains:
- the eat gene encoding ethanolamine permease, protein MNDSPKLHKALHSVHLWGMAVGLVISGDYFGWNFGWAKANFWEFGFAIIWIALFYVMFALCFTELAASIPQAGGPSAYAKRALGDTFGFYTGYLVLVEFLLAPPAIASALGGYIHFLFPIIPSFYAGIGMFVLLLLINLTGIKQTARFELFVTFVAVMGLLFYLGLVFPHLSMERIPSFPTFPSISFSSIFISIPFAIWFFLAVEGVALAAEEVKNPAKDIPKGYIAGIFTLLCLAGMIYVFTASVVQTNEIATIEYPLSFVLNSLYGVESIWPILFTFIGLFGLVASLFGIILGNSRLLYAMSKEGYLPNYLSKLTKGPLVPQNAVLSGGILGILCMLFLDTAELITISALGACGMYLLSLVSYIILRKKEPHLDRPYKAPLYPILPVVAILFGLFAFGSVFYAEPILTIVVFVVGILLGGGYNMSQTRRNRI, encoded by the coding sequence ATGAACGATAGCCCAAAATTGCACAAAGCCCTCCATTCTGTTCACCTTTGGGGGATGGCTGTTGGGCTTGTGATCTCTGGTGATTATTTCGGATGGAATTTCGGTTGGGCAAAAGCAAACTTTTGGGAATTTGGTTTTGCCATCATATGGATCGCATTATTTTATGTGATGTTTGCTTTGTGTTTTACTGAACTTGCTGCCAGCATTCCGCAAGCAGGTGGACCTTCTGCCTATGCAAAACGTGCTTTGGGTGATACGTTTGGTTTTTATACAGGTTATCTTGTGTTAGTCGAGTTTCTCCTTGCTCCACCTGCCATCGCTTCAGCACTTGGTGGATACATTCATTTTTTATTTCCCATCATTCCTTCGTTTTATGCAGGAATTGGAATGTTTGTTTTATTATTACTCATCAATTTAACAGGGATCAAACAAACCGCTCGCTTTGAATTGTTTGTTACCTTCGTTGCTGTGATGGGCCTTTTGTTTTATTTGGGATTAGTTTTCCCTCATCTTTCTATGGAAAGAATTCCGAGTTTTCCAACATTTCCATCCATCTCTTTTTCTTCAATTTTCATTTCGATACCATTTGCGATCTGGTTCTTTTTAGCTGTGGAAGGAGTCGCTTTGGCGGCTGAAGAAGTTAAAAATCCAGCAAAAGATATTCCCAAAGGTTACATCGCAGGTATTTTCACCTTACTTTGTTTAGCTGGAATGATCTATGTATTTACTGCTTCTGTGGTGCAAACAAATGAAATTGCAACAATTGAGTATCCTTTGTCTTTTGTATTAAATTCATTGTATGGAGTTGAATCCATTTGGCCCATTCTTTTCACTTTCATCGGATTGTTTGGGCTTGTTGCTTCCCTTTTTGGTATCATCTTAGGAAACTCACGTTTGTTGTATGCGATGAGTAAAGAAGGATACCTTCCCAATTATTTGTCAAAGTTAACCAAAGGTCCTCTTGTCCCTCAAAATGCAGTTTTATCTGGCGGAATCTTGGGGATTCTATGTATGCTGTTTTTAGATACAGCAGAACTCATCACCATCTCTGCATTAGGTGCATGTGGCATGTATCTATTGAGTTTGGTTTCTTATATCATTTTACGAAAGAAAGAACCTCATTTGGATCGTCCTTACAAGGCTCCCCTGTATCCAATTTTGCCAGTTGTTGCAATCTTATTTGGTCTATTTGCGTTTGGATCTGTCTTTTATGCGGAGCCAATTTTAACAATCGTGGTGTTTGTCGTAGGAATATTACTAGGTGGTGGATATAATATGAGCCAAACCAGAAGGAATCGTATTTGA
- a CDS encoding LA_0442/LA_0875 N-terminal domain-containing protein, with the protein MRNNKLTFLILIYFFLFPLQAVQTILLKEGKSIKGIVTNQNVDSVEIDAQNGKHMVISKKSVLKIIYKDLAEADEEKIRKEEEEKRKQEKEKAIAAKQEEIRKRRETLAQQELENRNKLGEGTKVAHSLRDSFILTSVADGNMITLAPESAKCQTFQEYPEYFWLFGGLRFKEPDWNVLLPNDSRPVRIRQTSTWKDLAITLLGGFAITITRKTIIVDVCEGNGFRMVSDSEINRIKEEAVEQIKTEQELKEAQEKYELELLEKDLESLKKKK; encoded by the coding sequence ATGCGAAACAACAAACTAACATTCCTTATCCTGATTTATTTCTTTTTATTTCCTCTTCAAGCTGTGCAAACCATTCTCTTAAAAGAAGGTAAGTCCATCAAAGGGATCGTCACCAATCAAAATGTTGATAGTGTCGAAATTGATGCACAGAACGGCAAACACATGGTGATTTCTAAAAAATCTGTCTTAAAAATCATCTACAAAGATTTAGCCGAAGCTGACGAAGAAAAAATTCGAAAAGAAGAAGAAGAAAAAAGAAAACAAGAAAAAGAAAAAGCAATCGCAGCCAAACAAGAAGAGATCCGCAAACGTAGAGAAACCCTCGCGCAACAAGAATTGGAAAATCGCAACAAACTGGGAGAAGGAACCAAGGTCGCACATAGCCTTCGTGACTCCTTTATCCTCACATCAGTTGCCGATGGAAATATGATCACCCTTGCCCCTGAATCAGCAAAATGCCAAACCTTTCAAGAATATCCAGAATACTTTTGGTTGTTTGGTGGACTTAGATTCAAAGAACCAGATTGGAATGTTTTACTTCCAAATGACAGTCGGCCCGTACGAATCCGTCAAACTTCTACTTGGAAAGACTTAGCAATCACACTTCTCGGTGGGTTTGCAATCACCATCACAAGAAAAACCATTATCGTGGATGTCTGCGAAGGGAATGGATTTCGTATGGTCTCTGATTCTGAAATCAATCGTATCAAAGAAGAAGCAGTTGAACAAATCAAAACAGAACAAGAGTTAAAAGAAGCACAAGAAAAGTACGAATTAGAACTACTTGAAAAAGATTTAGAATCATTGAAGAAGAAAAAATGA
- a CDS encoding Ig-like domain-containing protein encodes MNQINQLKQLIQIFDQFHLLKRKNISKGICLLLFPIMMFQNCYLNPFVYDLLNPMLEEEKKAGLLDGGLLLALNGLSSSFYLSGIIRNGSGVAQFNKEYSVTASESIADSIGLTGNTESSGRFFLPIGQGNTTIRVTDAGEALVTFTLNVSGPGMVSVTSIDPPEYEIGSLFPYDPTNKPVFFDIISSTPENNGTAYYSTTTITLTFSDTLPNWEFIELESIINNNIIVSPSSITFGSPAVSGNQISIMAMVSVFDILYTMQIGPGISSVKGTPVTPTTIRFFTQENLP; translated from the coding sequence ATGAACCAAATAAATCAATTGAAACAGTTGATACAAATTTTTGATCAGTTTCATCTTCTGAAACGGAAAAACATCTCAAAAGGAATCTGTCTCTTACTGTTTCCGATTATGATGTTTCAGAATTGTTATTTGAATCCATTTGTGTATGACTTACTGAATCCAATGTTAGAAGAAGAGAAAAAAGCTGGCCTCTTGGATGGAGGTCTTTTGTTGGCACTGAATGGCTTATCATCTTCATTCTATCTTTCTGGTATCATCCGAAACGGATCAGGTGTAGCTCAGTTTAATAAAGAATATTCCGTCACAGCATCCGAAAGTATCGCTGATAGTATCGGCCTCACGGGAAATACTGAGAGTTCAGGTCGTTTTTTCCTTCCAATAGGGCAAGGAAATACTACAATTCGAGTGACGGATGCAGGAGAAGCACTCGTAACATTTACATTGAATGTCAGTGGGCCTGGTATGGTCAGTGTTACGAGCATTGACCCACCAGAATATGAAATTGGTAGTTTGTTCCCTTATGATCCAACGAACAAACCCGTGTTCTTTGATATTATCTCTTCAACTCCTGAAAATAATGGAACTGCATATTACTCTACAACTACCATCACTCTTACGTTTTCAGATACCTTACCGAATTGGGAATTCATCGAGTTGGAAAGCATCATTAACAACAATATCATTGTTTCTCCCTCCTCCATAACCTTTGGTTCCCCTGCGGTATCAGGGAATCAAATATCGATCATGGCTATGGTGAGTGTGTTTGATATACTATATACCATGCAAATTGGTCCTGGAATTTCTTCTGTAAAAGGAACACCAGTTACACCCACAACGATCCGTTTTTTCACCCAGGAAAATCTTCCGTAA
- a CDS encoding Ig-like domain-containing protein gives MKSNVAKFIFSFSFLIFANCYFNPLVNSIVSPEKPEENNSFLGLLGLSGPTLLITGQIIDANGLGEAGLVLQPGKSFAPQSKSTSSGYTTVAGGRFYIPYQSGQISFTVYKENLYYFEFTLDVVSTSQITYSLYGAAPGIQINGLGAINIADQTNVFDLVKAYTIDGQSNQVPLNANVNVYISAMIFDFSEAPISALETGTLVDAWISQNISPSPAISFDNLMNVSDNTLTIYPMGLGGMTAYEITLGSGILSATGKPLTPRTIQFFYQFNP, from the coding sequence ATGAAATCAAATGTAGCAAAGTTCATTTTTTCTTTTTCCTTCCTCATCTTTGCAAATTGTTATTTCAATCCACTCGTCAATTCCATTGTAAGCCCGGAAAAACCAGAGGAAAACAATTCCTTCCTTGGCCTTTTAGGACTTTCTGGTCCCACACTTTTGATCACAGGTCAAATCATCGATGCCAATGGGCTGGGGGAAGCAGGCCTTGTTTTGCAACCAGGAAAATCCTTTGCTCCTCAATCAAAATCAACAAGTTCAGGTTATACAACAGTTGCTGGTGGTAGATTTTATATCCCTTACCAATCAGGGCAGATCTCTTTTACGGTGTATAAAGAGAATTTGTATTATTTTGAATTTACCTTAGACGTAGTAAGCACTAGTCAAATCACCTATAGTTTGTACGGTGCTGCTCCAGGGATTCAAATCAATGGACTTGGAGCAATCAACATCGCAGATCAAACAAATGTATTTGATTTGGTAAAAGCGTATACAATTGACGGACAATCAAACCAAGTCCCTCTTAATGCAAATGTAAATGTATATATCAGTGCAATGATTTTTGATTTCTCAGAGGCTCCAATTTCTGCATTGGAAACTGGTACTTTAGTAGACGCTTGGATTTCTCAGAACATCAGTCCCTCACCTGCTATTTCCTTTGACAATCTCATGAATGTATCAGACAATACACTTACAATTTATCCAATGGGATTAGGAGGAATGACGGCTTATGAAATTACTCTTGGATCAGGAATCCTATCTGCAACTGGCAAACCATTAACACCGAGAACGATACAATTTTTCTATCAATTTAATCCTTGA
- a CDS encoding carboxypeptidase-like regulatory domain-containing protein produces the protein MNRILKTFIILLSILCVSNCYFNPILQKFVFTEPEKENSLLQGLSLLSVPSGPFAISITGQIRNENGSTVTDALLTVTSRTYELDGLDASATTDEGGRFFIRLASGTTTFAVSQEGSPYFTFKLQVNSPTDIQVVEISDNSFPVEVGSFVPYEPGNQPSFFELLSSNPYQNEVRANTPEGFEFYFTEDVAGPIQGQDAQWLSENLTVVPSLTFGPVTMSTSSFYVETNNFSNGTTYQITLTSNLRSSVSGIPLTPRTITFSCISQCGL, from the coding sequence ATGAACCGAATTCTTAAGACCTTTATTATCCTCCTCTCAATCCTTTGCGTTTCGAATTGTTACTTCAATCCCATCCTTCAAAAATTTGTGTTCACGGAACCCGAAAAAGAAAACTCACTTTTGCAAGGCCTATCCTTACTATCTGTACCCTCAGGTCCCTTTGCAATCTCAATCACAGGTCAAATCCGCAATGAAAATGGGTCAACTGTCACAGATGCTCTCCTAACAGTGACCAGTCGCACATACGAATTGGATGGATTGGATGCAAGTGCTACCACGGATGAAGGGGGAAGGTTTTTCATTCGTCTTGCCTCTGGGACAACGACGTTTGCCGTTTCGCAAGAAGGATCCCCGTATTTTACATTCAAACTACAAGTCAATTCCCCAACGGACATTCAAGTTGTGGAGATAAGTGACAATTCGTTCCCTGTTGAGGTTGGTAGTTTTGTACCCTATGAACCAGGGAACCAACCTAGTTTTTTTGAATTGTTGAGTTCCAATCCATATCAAAATGAAGTTCGTGCCAATACACCAGAAGGATTTGAATTTTATTTTACAGAAGATGTAGCTGGACCAATACAAGGACAAGACGCTCAGTGGCTTTCTGAAAACCTAACGGTCGTTCCGAGTCTTACATTTGGCCCAGTGACAATGAGCACGAGCTCCTTTTATGTTGAAACTAACAATTTTTCCAATGGAACAACCTATCAAATCACTTTGACATCAAATTTGCGTTCTTCAGTATCAGGAATCCCTCTCACTCCAAGGACGATCACTTTTAGTTGTATCTCCCAATGTGGACTGTAA